The following proteins come from a genomic window of Myroides odoratus DSM 2801:
- the argH gene encoding argininosuccinate lyase produces MKLWQKNTTVNQAVDAFTVGQDRILDLNLAPFDVLGSLAHTQMLHHIGLLTEEELALIQNELKVIYQEIIQGEFQIEEEVEDIHSQIELLLTRRIGEAGKKIHAGRSRNDQVLVDLKLYFRHEIEAVVQLVQSVFETFQRLSNQHKAVLIPGYTHLQIAMPSSFGLWFGAYAESLVDDLELMSAAWKVVNKNPLGSAAGYGSSFPLDRQMTTDLLGFQSMNYNVVYAQMGRGKSERILAQGLSSIAATLAKWAMDCCLYMGQNYKFIGFPDHLTTGSSIMPHKKNPDVLELIRSRCNKIQALPNEIALMTTNLPAGYHRDLQLLKENLFPAFTSLKECLEMTQLMLENIEINSDILSDSKYDYLFSVEVVNQLVLNGTPFREAYKTIGLAIEEGEYQPTKEVEHTHQGSIGNLMNEEIKVVFDTVYQTFGFDQVKNKLVRLVL; encoded by the coding sequence ATGAAGTTATGGCAAAAAAATACAACCGTAAATCAAGCAGTAGATGCATTTACGGTTGGACAAGATAGAATCTTAGATCTAAATTTAGCTCCTTTTGATGTGCTAGGTTCTTTAGCGCATACCCAAATGTTGCACCATATTGGGTTATTAACAGAGGAAGAGTTAGCGCTGATTCAGAATGAATTAAAAGTAATTTACCAAGAAATTATTCAAGGTGAATTTCAAATAGAAGAGGAGGTAGAGGATATTCACTCTCAGATTGAGTTATTGCTCACAAGAAGAATTGGTGAAGCGGGAAAAAAAATCCACGCAGGACGTTCGAGAAATGACCAAGTGTTGGTGGATTTGAAGCTATATTTTCGTCATGAAATTGAAGCGGTTGTGCAGCTTGTGCAAAGTGTATTCGAGACATTTCAACGTTTGAGCAATCAGCACAAAGCAGTATTAATACCAGGGTACACGCATTTGCAAATCGCCATGCCTTCTTCTTTTGGTCTTTGGTTTGGTGCTTATGCAGAGAGTTTAGTGGATGATTTGGAACTCATGTCAGCTGCTTGGAAAGTGGTAAACAAAAATCCACTAGGTTCGGCAGCAGGGTATGGTTCATCTTTTCCTTTAGATAGACAAATGACCACTGATTTATTGGGTTTTCAGTCTATGAATTACAATGTGGTTTATGCTCAAATGGGAAGAGGAAAGAGTGAGCGTATTTTGGCTCAAGGATTGAGTTCAATTGCTGCTACTTTGGCGAAATGGGCGATGGATTGTTGTTTGTACATGGGACAGAATTATAAGTTTATCGGATTTCCAGATCATTTAACGACAGGATCGAGTATTATGCCACATAAAAAAAATCCCGATGTTTTAGAATTAATTCGTTCAAGATGTAATAAGATTCAAGCATTACCCAATGAAATTGCTTTGATGACAACAAATCTACCTGCTGGATATCACAGGGATTTGCAATTGTTGAAAGAGAATCTATTTCCTGCTTTTACTTCATTGAAAGAATGTTTGGAAATGACACAATTGATGTTAGAAAACATTGAAATTAATTCAGATATTTTATCTGATTCAAAATATGATTACTTGTTTAGTGTTGAGGTTGTAAACCAGTTAGTTTTAAATGGAACACCTTTTAGAGAAGCGTATAAAACAATTGGCTTAGCCATTGAGGAGGGGGAGTATCAACCTACGAAGGAAGTAGAACATACACATCAGGGAAGCATTGGTAATTTGATGAATGAAGAAATAAAGGTAGTATTTGATACCGTATATCAAACCTTTGGGTTTGATCAAGTGAAGAATAAACTAGTACGTTTAGTGTTGTGA
- a CDS encoding M20 family metallo-hydrolase gives MKKELTIEAIALLQKLIATPSFSKEEGETAELIAQFLLQHQVAIHRDLHNVWAFNKHYDVSKPTILLNSHHDTVRPNKDYTRDPFQPEILEGKLYGLGSNDAGGCLVSLLATFLYFYEQEHLNYNFCIAATAEEEISGTDGLEYVIPKLGALDFAIVGEPTQMQLAVAERGLMVVDCVAHGRSGHAARNEGDNAILRAMPDIEWFTTYQFPKVSEEFGPIKMSVTLIQAGTQHNVVPATCEFVVDVRVTDTYTNEEVLAIIKEHVNCEVNARSTRLKPSSIAKDHPIVQAGIQLGRTTYGSPTTSDQALLAIPSLKCGPGDSARSHTADEFIYVSEIEEGISLYIEMLNQIVK, from the coding sequence ATGAAAAAAGAACTAACGATAGAAGCTATAGCATTATTACAAAAGCTGATTGCAACGCCATCATTTAGTAAAGAAGAAGGGGAAACAGCAGAACTCATTGCGCAATTTCTCTTACAACACCAAGTTGCTATTCATCGTGACTTGCATAATGTTTGGGCGTTTAATAAGCACTATGATGTGAGCAAACCTACTATTTTGTTGAATTCGCATCATGATACCGTTCGCCCAAATAAAGATTATACCCGAGATCCTTTTCAACCTGAAATTTTAGAGGGGAAACTTTATGGGCTTGGAAGCAATGATGCAGGTGGATGTTTGGTTTCGTTGTTAGCTACTTTTTTGTATTTCTATGAACAGGAACATTTGAACTATAATTTTTGCATTGCAGCAACAGCAGAAGAGGAAATATCAGGAACTGATGGATTAGAGTACGTGATTCCAAAATTAGGGGCACTTGACTTTGCTATTGTTGGAGAGCCTACGCAAATGCAGTTAGCGGTAGCAGAACGTGGGTTGATGGTAGTAGATTGTGTAGCGCATGGACGTTCAGGACATGCAGCTCGAAATGAGGGAGACAATGCTATCTTGAGAGCAATGCCCGATATTGAATGGTTCACAACGTATCAATTTCCGAAAGTCTCGGAGGAATTTGGTCCGATAAAAATGAGTGTAACTTTGATTCAAGCGGGAACACAACACAATGTTGTACCAGCAACTTGTGAATTTGTTGTTGATGTTCGCGTTACGGATACCTATACAAATGAAGAAGTTTTAGCTATTATCAAAGAACACGTGAATTGTGAAGTAAACGCGCGTTCTACTCGTTTAAAACCTTCTTCAATTGCGAAAGACCATCCAATTGTACAAGCAGGTATTCAATTGGGGCGCACAACTTATGGATCGCCAACGACAAGTGATCAAGCGCTATTAGCTATCCCTTCGTTGAAATGTGGCCCTGGAGATTCTGCTCGATCGCATACTGCAGATGAATTTATCTATGTTAGTGAAATTGAAGAAGGAATTTCGCTGTATATCGAAATGTTAAACCAAATCGTGAAGTAA
- the argB gene encoding acetylglutamate kinase, with product MQKLTVIKIGGNIVDDEKALNDFLQAFAQINTPKILVHGGGKLATKLAIELAIPTEMVEGRRITSEAMLPVTVMVYAGLINKQIVAQLQHYQCDALGVSGADAQLILSHKRAIEPIDYGFVGDFTPQDVNIARLKQFLELGLCPVFSAITADQEGQLLNTNADTIASNLAISLATHYQVDLVYCFEHQGVLRDRKDENSVIPQIHPANFNQLKNDGVISDGMLPKIANALAAVEQQVHQVCIKSAQDLLKPTAGTIISQ from the coding sequence ATGCAAAAACTAACAGTAATTAAAATTGGCGGAAATATTGTCGATGATGAAAAGGCATTGAACGATTTCTTACAGGCTTTTGCGCAAATCAATACACCGAAGATTTTGGTGCATGGTGGAGGAAAACTTGCTACTAAATTAGCTATAGAATTGGCTATTCCTACTGAAATGGTGGAGGGAAGAAGGATTACTTCTGAAGCGATGTTGCCAGTTACTGTTATGGTTTATGCAGGACTTATAAATAAACAAATTGTTGCTCAGTTGCAACATTATCAATGTGATGCTTTAGGTGTATCGGGTGCAGATGCACAACTCATCCTGAGTCATAAACGCGCTATAGAACCGATTGATTATGGTTTTGTGGGTGATTTTACTCCTCAAGATGTCAATATTGCACGTTTAAAGCAATTTTTAGAATTAGGACTTTGTCCTGTTTTTTCGGCTATTACAGCTGACCAAGAAGGACAATTGTTAAATACAAATGCAGATACAATCGCTTCAAACCTAGCTATTTCCTTAGCAACACACTATCAGGTAGATTTGGTTTATTGTTTTGAACATCAAGGTGTATTGCGCGATAGAAAGGATGAGAATTCGGTTATTCCTCAGATTCATCCTGCGAATTTTAATCAATTAAAAAATGACGGTGTTATTTCGGATGGCATGTTACCTAAAATAGCGAATGCTTTAGCAGCAGTGGAGCAACAGGTACATCAAGTTTGTATCAAGTCGGCTCAAGATCTTTTGAAGCCAACAGCAGGTACCATCATCAGTCAATAA
- a CDS encoding Rossmann-fold NAD(P)-binding domain-containing protein, translating to MKQFFSVHDIPSLSEAVKTALACKANPFQNEALGKHKVIGLVFLNPSLRTRMSTQKAAMQLGMQVMVMNMTSDGWALETKDGVVMDGNTAEHIKEAAAVMGEYCDILGLRSFPGLQDATEDYSEELFQKFAQYCGKPVVSLESATRHPLQSFTDLLTIIEKGNYHYDEVKKQYIPQQKKPKVVLTWAPHVKALPQAVPNSFAEWMIQAEKDGLLDFVITHPEGYALKEEFTQGATITTNQKEALQDADFIYVKNWSSYENYGQITCTDASWMLTLDHLKETNQAKVMHCLPVRRDLVIAAEVLDSEHAIVIEEAGNRVWAAQAVLQEMLKNK from the coding sequence ATGAAACAATTTTTTTCAGTACACGATATACCTTCTTTGTCTGAAGCAGTGAAGACCGCTTTAGCTTGTAAGGCCAATCCGTTTCAAAATGAAGCGCTAGGAAAACACAAAGTAATTGGATTGGTGTTTTTAAATCCAAGTCTGAGAACGAGAATGAGCACGCAAAAGGCAGCCATGCAATTAGGCATGCAGGTGATGGTGATGAATATGACGTCTGATGGTTGGGCTTTAGAAACAAAAGACGGAGTTGTCATGGATGGAAATACAGCGGAGCACATCAAAGAAGCAGCTGCTGTGATGGGGGAATACTGTGATATTTTGGGCTTGCGCTCTTTCCCAGGTTTACAAGATGCAACAGAGGATTATAGTGAAGAGCTGTTTCAAAAGTTTGCTCAATATTGTGGTAAACCTGTGGTGAGTTTGGAAAGCGCTACGAGACATCCGTTACAGAGCTTTACCGACCTTTTGACTATTATTGAAAAAGGAAATTATCACTATGATGAGGTAAAAAAACAATATATCCCCCAACAAAAGAAACCTAAAGTGGTATTGACTTGGGCACCACATGTCAAAGCGCTACCTCAAGCCGTTCCCAATTCATTTGCGGAATGGATGATTCAGGCAGAAAAAGACGGGTTGCTTGATTTTGTTATTACCCATCCAGAAGGGTATGCTTTGAAAGAAGAATTTACACAAGGGGCTACGATAACGACGAATCAAAAGGAAGCTTTACAAGACGCAGATTTTATCTATGTAAAGAATTGGTCGAGCTATGAGAACTATGGGCAAATTACCTGCACAGATGCTTCTTGGATGTTAACGTTAGATCATTTGAAGGAAACCAATCAAGCCAAAGTGATGCACTGTTTACCTGTAAGACGTGATTTAGTTATTGCTGCTGAAGTATTGGATAGTGAACACGCTATTGTGATTGAAGAAGCAGGAAATAGAGTATGGGCTGCTCAAGCTGTTTTACAAGAAATGTTGAAAAATAAATAA
- a CDS encoding aspartate aminotransferase family protein, with protein sequence MMKLYDVYPLNPIEIVKGQGSYVWDKNGQVYLDLYGGHAVISIGHTHPHYVERLKKQLDQIGFYSNSIEIPLQHQVATLLGEVSGLEDYQLFLCNSGAEANENALKIASFHTGRKKVIAFEKAFHGRTSLAVAATDNAKIVAPVNETENIIFLPFNDEDALASAFATYGNEVAAVIIEGIQGVGGIQVATASFLQQIRTLTTQYGAVFIADEIQCGYGRTGSFYAVNDEGVQADIYTMAKGMGNGFPIGAIALASVFKPWPGQLGTTFGGNHLACAAALAVLEVMQQDQLLLHAKKTGDYLLAELKKLDKIQEVRGKGLMIGIDFAPELKNFRQDLLLKDHIFTGNASPNVIRLLPALTLSETDADLFLEKFSKRLQQY encoded by the coding sequence ATGATGAAATTATATGATGTATATCCTTTGAATCCGATTGAGATTGTCAAAGGACAGGGAAGTTATGTTTGGGATAAAAATGGACAAGTTTATTTAGATCTATATGGTGGGCATGCTGTTATTTCTATCGGACATACTCATCCTCATTATGTTGAACGTTTAAAAAAGCAGCTAGATCAAATTGGATTTTACTCCAATTCGATTGAAATTCCCTTACAACATCAAGTAGCAACGTTGCTGGGAGAGGTATCTGGATTAGAAGACTATCAATTGTTTTTGTGTAATTCTGGAGCAGAGGCGAATGAAAATGCCTTGAAAATTGCTTCTTTTCATACGGGAAGAAAAAAAGTCATTGCTTTTGAAAAGGCGTTTCACGGGAGAACTTCATTGGCCGTTGCAGCAACAGATAATGCAAAAATTGTAGCCCCAGTGAATGAAACAGAAAATATTATTTTCTTGCCATTTAACGATGAGGATGCGTTAGCAAGTGCATTTGCAACCTATGGAAATGAAGTTGCTGCGGTAATTATTGAAGGAATCCAAGGGGTTGGAGGAATTCAAGTAGCCACGGCTTCTTTTTTACAGCAAATTAGAACCTTAACGACGCAATATGGTGCTGTTTTTATCGCAGATGAAATCCAGTGTGGCTATGGTAGAACCGGTTCTTTTTATGCAGTTAATGATGAAGGAGTACAAGCGGATATCTATACAATGGCTAAAGGAATGGGGAATGGATTTCCGATTGGAGCTATTGCTTTAGCTTCAGTGTTCAAACCTTGGCCTGGTCAATTGGGAACAACATTTGGTGGAAATCATTTAGCTTGTGCCGCTGCATTAGCCGTTTTAGAAGTGATGCAACAAGACCAATTGTTACTTCACGCCAAAAAAACAGGAGATTACCTATTGGCAGAATTGAAAAAACTAGATAAAATACAAGAGGTTAGAGGAAAAGGATTGATGATTGGCATTGATTTTGCACCTGAACTAAAAAATTTCCGTCAAGATCTTTTGTTGAAAGATCACATTTTTACAGGAAATGCAAGCCCGAATGTGATTCGCTTGCTACCTGCGTTGACCTTGAGCGAAACAGATGCGGATCTATTTTTAGAGAAGTTCAGCAAAAGATTACAACAGTATTAA
- the argC gene encoding N-acetyl-gamma-glutamyl-phosphate reductase, translated as MNKDKIKVGIVGGAGYTGGELLRLLLNHPAVELVFIHSTSQANKPVYAVHTDLFGDTDLMFTNELQQEIDVVFLCLGHGDSSVFQQENAFGKSVKIIDLSQDFRLKKDDNPFVYGLPELNRDQIKQANYIANPGCFATAIQLALLPLAAQQALPSTVQVQAVTGSTGAGQGLASTSHFSWRANNLSVYKAFTHQHLGEIGESLDQLQPETKTTLKFIPERGDFARGIFVSAILESTLSLTALQTMYTQYYESHPFTHFSEEAIHLKQVINTNKCLVSVEKHHNDVLITSTLDNLLKGASGQAVQNMNLLFGLDEKTGLNLKASAF; from the coding sequence ATGAATAAGGATAAAATTAAAGTAGGTATTGTTGGTGGAGCTGGTTACACAGGAGGAGAACTTCTTCGCTTGTTGCTGAATCACCCTGCCGTTGAGTTGGTTTTTATTCATTCTACTAGTCAGGCGAATAAACCAGTTTACGCTGTGCATACGGATCTATTTGGAGATACGGATCTTATGTTTACCAATGAGCTTCAACAAGAGATTGATGTTGTTTTTTTGTGTTTAGGCCATGGAGATTCCAGCGTATTTCAACAAGAGAACGCATTTGGAAAATCAGTTAAAATAATCGACTTAAGTCAAGATTTTAGATTGAAAAAGGACGATAATCCTTTTGTTTACGGATTGCCTGAATTGAATAGAGACCAGATTAAACAAGCAAATTATATTGCCAATCCAGGCTGTTTTGCAACGGCCATTCAATTGGCTTTATTGCCTTTAGCCGCTCAACAAGCGTTGCCTAGCACCGTGCAGGTACAAGCAGTTACTGGATCAACAGGAGCAGGACAAGGCTTAGCCTCTACTTCTCATTTTAGTTGGAGAGCCAATAATCTATCTGTGTATAAGGCATTTACTCATCAGCATTTAGGTGAGATAGGAGAAAGTTTAGATCAATTGCAACCTGAGACAAAAACGACCCTCAAGTTTATACCTGAACGCGGTGATTTTGCGAGAGGAATATTTGTTAGCGCTATCTTGGAATCTACCTTGAGCTTAACAGCATTACAGACGATGTATACCCAATACTATGAATCTCATCCTTTCACTCATTTTAGTGAAGAAGCGATTCATCTTAAACAAGTAATAAACACCAACAAATGCCTGGTTTCAGTTGAAAAACACCATAACGATGTGCTCATTACAAGCACGTTGGATAACCTATTGAAAGGAGCTTCAGGCCAAGCGGTTCAAAATATGAACCTCCTTTTCGGTTTAGATGAAAAAACAGGATTAAACCTTAAAGCATCTGCTTTTTAA
- the argG gene encoding argininosuccinate synthase, with amino-acid sequence MMNKKIVLAFSGGLDTSFCVIYLKEELGYEVHTVVVNTGGFSLEELKEIEAKAYSLGATSHQTIDETQAYYEACVKYLIFGNVLKNATYPLSVSAERVCQATAIANYAKKIKASAVAHGSTGAGNDQVRFDMIFNILIPSIDIITPIRDLKLSREEEIDYLAKHGVEINAEKAKYSINKGLWGTSVGGKETLTSNLYLPEEAWPTPVSKTTPTVVEIVFAHGEPIALNGVQMTPTEVIQQLQDLAQPFGIGRDIHVGDTIIGIKGRVGFEAAAPLILVKAHHTLEKHTLTKWQLSWKEQLGTFYGNYLHEGQFHDPVMRDLEAFLSSTQQTVNGKVWVELHPHRFIIQGIESKNDLMSNAFGSYGEMNNAWTGEDVKGFSKIFGNQVMIWHKVNQQEDE; translated from the coding sequence ATGATGAACAAAAAAATAGTTTTAGCTTTTAGTGGTGGATTAGATACGAGTTTCTGTGTCATTTACCTCAAAGAAGAATTGGGATATGAAGTACACACTGTAGTTGTGAATACTGGTGGTTTTTCCCTAGAGGAGTTAAAAGAAATTGAAGCCAAAGCCTACAGTTTAGGCGCAACTTCTCATCAAACAATTGATGAAACGCAAGCGTATTATGAAGCTTGTGTGAAATATTTGATATTTGGAAATGTATTAAAAAATGCAACTTATCCTTTATCTGTGAGTGCAGAGCGTGTTTGTCAAGCTACTGCTATTGCGAATTATGCTAAGAAAATCAAGGCTTCTGCTGTAGCGCATGGTAGTACGGGAGCAGGAAATGATCAGGTGCGTTTTGATATGATTTTCAATATCTTAATTCCTTCGATAGACATTATCACGCCGATTCGCGATTTAAAATTAAGCAGAGAAGAAGAGATTGATTATTTAGCCAAACATGGTGTCGAAATAAATGCTGAGAAAGCAAAATATTCTATTAACAAAGGATTGTGGGGAACTTCAGTAGGAGGTAAAGAAACCTTAACTTCTAATCTATATTTACCAGAAGAAGCTTGGCCAACTCCAGTGAGCAAAACAACCCCGACGGTTGTTGAAATTGTGTTTGCGCACGGAGAACCGATCGCCTTAAATGGTGTTCAAATGACGCCTACTGAAGTCATCCAACAATTACAAGATCTTGCACAACCTTTCGGTATTGGTAGAGATATTCACGTTGGAGATACCATTATTGGAATTAAAGGGAGAGTAGGCTTCGAGGCTGCAGCACCACTTATTTTAGTGAAAGCACATCACACACTTGAAAAGCACACCCTTACCAAATGGCAATTGAGCTGGAAAGAACAATTGGGCACGTTTTACGGAAATTACCTTCATGAAGGACAATTTCATGATCCTGTGATGCGCGATTTAGAAGCTTTTTTGTCTAGTACACAACAAACAGTGAATGGAAAAGTGTGGGTAGAATTGCATCCCCACCGTTTTATCATACAGGGAATTGAATCTAAAAATGACCTGATGTCCAATGCATTTGGCAGTTATGGAGAGATGAATAATGCTTGGACGGGAGAAGACGTTAAGGGATTTTCGAAAATATTTGGCAATCAAGTAATGATCTGGCATAAAGTAAATCAACAGGAAGATGAATAA
- a CDS encoding N-acetyltransferase: protein MNSNQFIVIPANETHVGYAAQICDEMALSAQARGTGIARRKPEYVANKMLEGKAVIALHQDGTWAGFCYIETWSHGEYVANSGLIVNPVFRKEGLAKAIKKRIFELSRTQYPQAKIFGLTTGLAVMKINSDLGYEPVPYSELTQDESFWKGCESCINFSILQSKERKNCLCTSMLWDPVEKEKELRTKIDQKTKAKERLKEMQKKYSLLKRLQMKIKQTVKKTHLF from the coding sequence ATGAATTCAAATCAGTTTATCGTTATACCAGCGAATGAAACACACGTTGGTTATGCTGCACAAATATGCGATGAAATGGCACTTTCTGCCCAAGCACGTGGTACGGGAATTGCTAGGAGAAAACCCGAATATGTAGCAAACAAAATGCTGGAAGGTAAAGCCGTTATTGCTTTACATCAAGACGGAACTTGGGCGGGATTTTGTTATATCGAGACATGGAGTCATGGTGAATATGTTGCCAACTCAGGGTTGATTGTCAATCCTGTATTCAGAAAGGAAGGCCTCGCCAAAGCAATTAAAAAGCGAATTTTTGAACTCTCAAGAACCCAATACCCTCAAGCAAAAATCTTCGGATTAACAACAGGGTTAGCAGTAATGAAAATCAATTCTGATCTCGGTTATGAACCCGTTCCCTACTCTGAACTTACACAGGATGAGTCTTTTTGGAAAGGTTGTGAGAGTTGTATCAACTTCTCCATTTTGCAGAGTAAAGAACGAAAAAATTGTTTGTGTACTTCTATGCTTTGGGATCCAGTAGAAAAAGAAAAAGAGCTTCGAACTAAGATAGACCAAAAAACAAAAGCCAAAGAACGATTAAAAGAAATGCAGAAGAAGTACTCTTTACTGAAGCGACTGCAAATGAAAATTAAGCAAACAGTAAAGAAAACACATCTATTTTAA
- a CDS encoding adenine phosphoribosyltransferase — MKIEDYIRNIQDFPKEGVGFKDITPLLNSPEAMEEATKRLLALVGDKKVDRVVGMESRGFFFATLLAKELGAGFVPVRKPKKLPFDTIAQEYQLEYGTDILEMHADAIKPGEKVLIHDDVLATGGTAEAVCKLVERLGGEIVQLNFLMELSFLHGRDKLKGYEVQSLLSY; from the coding sequence ATGAAGATTGAAGATTATATTAGAAACATTCAGGATTTTCCAAAAGAAGGGGTAGGTTTTAAGGATATTACGCCGCTTTTAAATAGTCCTGAAGCAATGGAAGAAGCAACTAAGCGATTATTAGCATTAGTAGGAGATAAAAAAGTAGATCGTGTAGTGGGGATGGAGAGCCGCGGATTTTTCTTTGCTACTTTGTTGGCTAAAGAATTAGGTGCTGGTTTTGTACCAGTTAGAAAACCTAAAAAACTGCCTTTTGATACCATTGCTCAAGAATATCAGCTGGAATATGGAACAGATATTCTTGAAATGCATGCAGATGCAATAAAACCAGGGGAAAAAGTCCTAATTCACGATGATGTCCTAGCAACTGGGGGGACTGCAGAAGCGGTTTGTAAGTTGGTAGAACGTTTAGGAGGGGAAATTGTACAACTCAATTTCTTGATGGAGTTATCTTTTTTACACGGGCGTGATAAATTAAAAGGGTATGAAGTACAGAGTTTATTATCGTACTAA
- a CDS encoding glycosyltransferase family 9 protein — protein MKGLKHIVIFRLSAMGDVAMTVPVIRALIEQHPALRVTVVSRPFFKPFFKGIDRVDFFPIDVKKKHKGFLGLIRLYQDIKRLKPDYFADFHNVLRAQIVRTLFKFSGVPTAALDKGRAAKKALTRAENKLFKPVQTMVENHCATLQQLGFSVSLEHPNFPPKAALASELEIYSKEQHKTWIGIAPFAQYDSKVYPLDLMQNVVDELAEQENHFIFLFGGGEKEIALLNQVKRDNDNVIVMAGKVKLEVEMNLIQHLDVMLSMDSGNAHIAAMLGVKVVTLWGATHPYAGFAPFNQPIDYCITADRTQYPLLPTSVYGNKKVEGYEDAMRTIDPADVCKKVLEVAQKK, from the coding sequence GTGAAAGGTTTAAAACACATCGTCATTTTCAGATTATCCGCTATGGGGGACGTAGCGATGACAGTGCCTGTAATTCGAGCGTTAATCGAACAACACCCTGCTTTACGTGTAACGGTAGTTTCACGACCTTTTTTCAAACCTTTTTTTAAGGGCATTGATCGCGTGGATTTCTTTCCTATTGATGTGAAGAAAAAGCACAAAGGATTTTTGGGTTTGATTCGTTTATATCAAGATATTAAGCGATTAAAACCGGATTATTTTGCGGATTTCCACAATGTATTACGCGCACAAATTGTTCGTACATTATTTAAGTTTTCAGGTGTTCCAACAGCAGCGTTAGACAAAGGTAGAGCAGCTAAAAAAGCATTGACCCGTGCTGAAAATAAGCTATTTAAACCCGTACAAACGATGGTCGAAAACCATTGTGCAACCCTTCAGCAATTAGGATTTTCGGTCTCTTTAGAGCACCCGAATTTTCCACCAAAGGCAGCGTTAGCATCCGAATTAGAAATTTATAGTAAAGAACAACACAAAACGTGGATTGGTATTGCTCCTTTTGCACAATATGATAGTAAAGTTTATCCGTTGGACTTAATGCAGAACGTGGTAGATGAATTAGCAGAACAAGAAAATCACTTCATCTTTTTATTTGGCGGAGGAGAAAAGGAAATAGCCTTATTAAACCAAGTAAAACGCGACAATGACAATGTGATTGTAATGGCTGGTAAAGTGAAGTTGGAGGTGGAAATGAACTTGATACAGCACTTAGATGTCATGCTTTCGATGGACTCTGGAAATGCACATATTGCAGCCATGTTAGGCGTAAAAGTCGTAACTTTATGGGGTGCTACACACCCTTATGCGGGCTTTGCACCATTTAATCAACCCATCGATTATTGTATAACAGCAGATCGTACCCAATATCCTTTATTGCCAACGTCAGTGTATGGAAATAAAAAGGTGGAAGGATATGAAGATGCTATGCGAACAATTGATCCCGCAGATGTATGTAAGAAAGTGTTGGAAGTAGCACAAAAGAAATAA